CAGTTAACAGATTGCCTGGCATTTACCAGAGTTTAAAGATTGAACGTTATTATGTACCAATATATCACACATTCCCATATGCTTGTCAAACCATATAGTATATCAGGTTACCGTGGATGGAACTATGAAGCAGTAATCTTGTACTTAAAAGATATTGAAAAAAGTCTTCCAATGGCGAATCTATATAAGACCAACAGATGCCTGAAAATGATTTTGTACAATGAATATGTGTctgtttatatgtttgtgCTCGCATAACGCGAAAACTATTGCTTCGTTTTGAATGAGATGTTCTCTGATGTTTTAGGCTTGGTACAATTCAAAATCTGTCAACACAATATTTCTACCCTCACCCCTGACATTGTCGAAgaacgaagtcacgggcgaCACCTGGCAGAGGCTAATTAGCATTGAATTTGGATAGGTTGATATGCTGTTTCCTGTACATACACAAAACACAAGTACATGAACATGTTCTTCACCCGCAGTTTTACAGAAAGGGCAGTACGATGATGCAATAATTTCTGGAAGGTCACAAAAAAGGAAACGAGTCCCGACTTCGCGAATTCTCTTAAAAactggttttaaaataatgaggGGAAGATCTTGCGTGACTTCGACTCACCGATAATTTgaggcatacatacatacacacatttcACATCTATATAGTATAAAACTCTTCAGTTACCGGTTAACTGACTGATATGACAACGCTCACACCACTGtctaaaaacttaaaatttatcatgTACGTTATTTATatggtctaggggtgcactaagagcGGTGcaccgaaattcccgcgggaacagaGAAGTTAAGTTCACGGTTTTAGGAGGGCGGAGCCGCAGGCGCTCTctggataaatttattttagaagaagagatacatatgtatattgcgtttattattatttttattgaatgaatGATGAGAAGGGATATATTTATGaagttttgataatattttaaactttcaccAAATCCGTCCGGAGTATACTATAAgcttttttaaagattttcgTGCAGGCCAtgccattttttaaatatgaaattgttgaaaaaaaaaatattaataaaccgATCCTTCACAAAACGAATAAAGATAGGTCAAAAAAGTGAATTATGCCAGCAAGCGTGATTCGCATATCTAACATTCAATTGTgctacattaattttaaaataaaacgatttAAACATCAATTCGTGAAATACCTTACTCCGTAGTCCAGTTAAATAACCAGGAAGCTAACCACTTATCACAGCACAGTCACGACTGCTCTAATAGGCTGCTCACTTAACACTGAGGTATGTCCCAATGCAGGGCTCAATATTGGGGTGACCAAGCGGTGGGGCACTTCAGGATATTTTGGGAAGCATGTTGGGTTTTTGCCAAGTTtaattgaaatagaaatagcattaaaaatgataaaactaAGTGTCTGTTGGCGCTGTGGTTACTTTCTTGCCTTTAAACAACCTGGGTTAAATCATCATGAAGTGAAAGCACTTTTTCAGGTTGACGTGGATGCTTATCTTGTCGAAATAGAACTTATTTTGGGGCTgacattttacaaattaatttactcaattttaatttattaatcctatTACATTAGGCGTCCCTTGGAAGTGAcagaaagataaataaataaacaaaaacgcTAGTGACATAAATAGATCTAATCTTCATTTACTAGGTAGATAGGAACaacattaatgaattaattgcCTGAATTGACTCATTGTTCAAAGATACAATTAATTGTTTAGAGAGCAAAGTTTAAACAGCATCAATTGGTTGATCGTTGTTCTATATGCAAACAGTATGTTCTTATAGGCACGGCCCTAATTACGATTCTTTTCGGCCTttctacaataaaaatctattgataattttatgtagatatcTATTACATTTTATGCTTGCTTTTTTGACTTTCCTTTTACACTTCTGGAAGAAAACATTTCAGAGTTAAGATAGACTTTTATgccaatttatatatataacatatatatataacacttgttcataaataaaaaaataatacaaaagaaCGTGGCTGTTACAGTATATAGACAGTTCCTAGTTAAATAAATCTCAAGgcataataaacaaaattgttttaaaattgttacttTCATTTAGAATCGCCGATATACGGTAGAAATTACTTCAGGAGACATTActtctatactttttttatcaataagttttatttatagaaattctCAATGCGCTCAGGCAGCCTAAATGGATATCTTGCACCTTACAATAATTCCTAAAATCGTGGTCACCTTACGGGCTGGGCGTATCTCATAAATTGCTGATTCCAGAAAGCCAGCGGGACTTGGCGGAACATAAGTCGTTAGCTCGATACGCTCTGACAATTTTGATTTAGGTACCTTttgatgtaggtacataattcgttcgtatttaaaattgtatagaaTAAGCTTATATTTTGGAAcattaacataatataaacttaGATGATACTTATTTCTTATCTGGCTTGTTATTCTAAATATGCAGAAACTGCTTATCTTTAGTGTCCACTGTCTACTACGTGGAGTACAATTATTTAGCTCAGGAGTTAGCCCAGGTATCTCTTGGGCCATATATACTTCCATGCTGGTTTACTggtcaacaaaaaaattatgttagcCCAGCAGCTTTTTCTCATTCCTCGCTCCCCTGGTCTCTTCAGATTATTACAGATAAAACAAGGAAAAGGCATATTAACTAtgacttgagattcttattttagatgATAGGCTTACAACGTGTCTAGCCACCAGCCATTATATCAAAACCTCAATCATATGACCTTTTACTCTTGGTCAATAATCCAATAGGCTCTGTcaacctcgtaagggataaagtcgtgatgTGTGAGTGTAGACGAGTAAAATGCAATGTGTCATAAAGACGTGCTTTGCTTTGTTTTACTAATTTAAACCATTGTCGATTCATAATGGAAGTTGCAACCGCATCCTTAAATGAGTACTTACTAATATAACCTAGAGCTGCGTAACGCAAGGTTCACGCTACTGACAATAAACAATACCTCATTTGCCTCAGTGATTGAATATGCTGATAGAACTGTTTTATTTGAAGAGCATCGTTGGTCGAATGATTAAGTTGCTCGCGAaactcgggttcgaatccaaCTGCATCCATTACACCAATAACTCTATATTAATACTTTAGTATGGATGCTAACCTAGGCGAGGCGAGGCACGACATTATGACGAAACCTGTACATTCCGAATTTTTGAAGTCAGATGACTTCAAAAATTATGTGTGTCAGAATCGCGAGTGTACCTCACGGATTTAAATATCTGTATTGGATCAAAAACGTACTTGATGTGTACCTCAGTGTACATATCCTTACTTCTTTTGAAATgctaatttaattgaaaaagatgactacataAATCTTAAGAAGAACTTGTACAAGTGGACCactaaaatagctgtaatagaATGATAGCCACTTCCTGTCTCTTGTCGAGTTCGGAGAGTAGCCTCGTTTTGCAATTGTTGAGCGTTGGGGCCCATTCTATATGAAGctgataattttgataaatgaaAACCTATAATACTGTAgttattttgtaggtatgGCACAACTAGAACCTAAATTATGCCAGCGACacattattaacattaaaCAAATGAAACGAATACattaatcccgcgggaattttggaGAATTCTCTTGCCCCTGGGCCGTGTAAGGAAATTTCGAATCTGTAGTCTGCATTAATATCAGTCGGCCACTGTCACTGTGCATTCATATCAATCAGTCAGTGTCCGCAGATGACAAAAATTGTAGCAGGATAAGACCTTAACTAACTCCAACTACCACAACTTCCACAGGTAGGTAGGATACTGTGGCGTTTTCAAATGTAATGGAAATTATACAGTTACCAGCACCCATGGCATGGCACGCGCTTCGTCggttttatcgcgcgaaaagctGGCTTATTATGCaatcaaaaagttaaaataatattcaaaaacaTGTATCACAATTAATATatcaagatttattttatttattatcataccTCACAtaacattcaaatttatattgattcaataaaaaatttaattactataGTTATTAATTAGTCTCATGATGGATTATTGAGCTTATCAAGAAACTGTTCAAACAGCCTGTTCCTTTCTCTCTGTATACTGTTAGACTCTTCTACtatattaattaacttatCTAACTTCTCTTCCACAATCCTTTGTCGTTCCCTCATTTCCAAAGTGACTTTACGGAATTccaaatatctttttttattcaatttctgTTTAGCTTCTTCACTTAGCTTAGAGGAAGATTCTCCGTTTTCTTTAACATCGGGTTCATATGCCACAGGATTATTCATAGACAATAATACTTTGGCAACAGTCTCTGTACTTGCGTCCTGTATTTTCTGCTGTATATCCTGTTGCAACTCACCATTGACACTATATATTTCTTCGAAAAAATCGAAATACTGCCATTTAACTTCAGAAACCTgatttttacttttcttcTTCAAAAGtcttatgtatgtttgtttaagaTTTCGAAATTTTTTGTCACAAGCATCTGGTGATTTTCCAACAGCATTGCCGATGTCAACCCAGATATTTCTCTTCTTAATTTTGGGTGTTCGGAACTTATCAAGattttgtatgtaaagatTAAGCATAAGGTTGATAGAGGAGTGTTCCCAGTGCTCGAGACCCTCTTCACCACTGTCATGCACCTCCGTCTCAGTAATTTCCATTTGTTTTGGTGGCTGTACATACTCAGTATCATCATTAGTTTCAATATATTCAATTACTGGAGCTGAAACATGTGATAGTTCACTTTATTCATTAACCTTTCAATACATGTAATTATATAtgcaatttcaaaataaaagctaCCAATGCTTTAGATAAATTTATCTGTTTGTAATATTCAAGTACCATGCCAATTAAGCTAAAAAGTAAAGCTGTTTGGTGAAGAATATGATGGTAGGAAtactatacctacttatttagtttaaaaaacaaatattctttgtttatttatatatatgccTACAgcaaacaagaaaaaaacacAGTGAAATCTTTTTCTCCAAGCAACAACCAATAAGAATTAACATATTTACCACTCATTTGCACTTGAAGTGTCTTCTATTGTATCAccacttaaaaatatactgtttcattaaagtattattattaacttatttatgtatatattatatgtatttatttatatatatattatcatcAACCTAAACACGAAATAAGCGTTTGCGTTTGCATCATCCAGCAATATGTCGACAAAATGGCGCTGAACTAAAAGCGCTTTACTAACCGACCAAATTAAAGATGTCGACTAGAAGACAAAAGGTACTAAATTATACATTGAAGGATAGCAAAaggaattaatattattaccaGATGTCTTTATCAAGGAAAACAAATAATCGCAAAAAttctaaacaaaaaatttagccttaaaaaaaattagagaTAACACTCCATTAAGTCGGATTATACCATTGTTTTTGACAGTTCAGTCCCAGAGTTTgttaaatattgattgataaCGTAATGATAAGTGCGAAAGTTgaatcaatttaatattttctttatgtttttat
The sequence above is drawn from the Amyelois transitella isolate CPQ chromosome 18, ilAmyTran1.1, whole genome shotgun sequence genome and encodes:
- the LOC106137446 gene encoding uncharacterized protein LOC106137446; translation: MSAPVIEYIETNDDTEYVQPPKQMEITETEVHDSGEEGLEHWEHSSINLMLNLYIQNLDKFRTPKIKKRNIWVDIGNAVGKSPDACDKKFRNLKQTYIRLLKKKSKNQVSEVKWQYFDFFEEIYSVNGELQQDIQQKIQDASTETVAKVLLSMNNPVAYEPDVKENGESSSKLSEEAKQKLNKKRYLEFRKVTLEMRERQRIVEEKLDKLINIVEESNSIQRERNRLFEQFLDKLNNPS